The stretch of DNA GCTCGCCTCGGGCATCGCGTCGACGTCGGTGGGTTCGTACGCCGGCGGTGCGATCATGGCGGGCATGCTGCGCAAGCAGCTCCCGATGATCGTTCGCCGGTCCGTCACCCTGGTTCCTGCGATCATCATCCTCGCGGCGGGCCTCGACCCGACGACGGCGCTCATCGTCTCCCAGGTCGTCTTGAGCTTCGGCATTCCCTTCGCCATCATCCCCCTGCGTCGATACACCTCGAACAAGGCGATGATGGGCGACTTCGTCGACGGTCCGTGGCTGCGGTGGGCGTCGGCCGCCGCGGTGGTCGCCGTCGTCGTGCTCAATGCGGCGCTCATCGTGCTGACCGTGAACGGCAGCGGATAGCCACCGCTAACGACGGTGCATGGGCGTGGCGCGCGTCGGCGGTCCGTCCGTGCGTGGAGGTGTCGACCTACAACGACACCGCCGCGAGCGCGGTGCTCGGCCGGCCGAACAGTTGCGCGTCGGCCTGTGCGCGTTTGAAGTAGAGGCCGATGTCGTGCTCCCAGGTGATGCCGATGCCGCCGTGCAGCTGGATCGCTTCACCGGTGACGCGCATGTACTCCTCGGAGCACTGCACGTGAGCGATGGCGGCGAGTTCGGCGGCGTCGTCGCGGCCGGAGACGACGGCATCGATCGCGGCCGCCGACATCGAGCGCATCGCTTCGACGGACACGTACATGTCGGCCATACGGTGCTTGAGTGCCTGGAACGAGCCGAGGGCGCGGCCGAACTGCTTGCGGGCCTGCGTGTATTCGACCGTGAGTGCGAGGGCGCGAGCCGCACCGCCGACCTGCTCGGCCGAGAGCATCGTCCATGCGAGGGTTCGTATCCGATCGAGCAGGTCGGGCGGTGTCGGGATCGTGGTGCCGGCGACCTCGTCGAATGTGACCCGAGCCAACGCGCGCGTCGGATCGAGCAGCGGCAGCGGGGTGATCGTGACGCCGGGTGCGTCCGCGGCCACCTCGTGGAGGGTGGTCGGCCCGCCGTCGTCGGTTCCCGCGACGACGAGCAGAACATCGGCGGTCTCGCCGTCGATGACGTAGTCGGCGGTCCCGGATAGCAGCCCCGCGTTCGCGGACACCCCGGGGCGGTCCCACCCGGCCGGATCCGCCCAGCAGAGCGCGCCGATCGACTCACCGGAGGCGAGGGCGGGGAGCAGGCGCGCGGCGGTGTCGGAGTCGCCCGAGGCCAGTACGGTGCCGACGGTAAGTACGGCGGATGAGAAGACCGGCGCGGGCGACAGGGTCGCACCGAGCTCTTCGAGGGCGAGAGCCGTCTCCGCCCAGGTGGCCCCCGCGCCGTCGAACTCTTCGGGAACGGCCAGTGCGGCGACGCCGATCTCGTCGGTCAGCGTGTCCCACAGGCCGCGATCGATCCGCCCGGGTGAGGCCATGGCGGTGCGGACGGCCGCTGATCCGGATCGTCTGCGGAGGACGTCGCCGATCGCGTCGGCCAGCGCGGCGCGTTCCTCGGCGCCGGGAGCGGAGTGAG from Gordonia humi encodes:
- a CDS encoding acyl-CoA dehydrogenase family protein, with amino-acid sequence MRPAHSAPGAEERAALADAIGDVLRRRSGSAAVRTAMASPGRIDRGLWDTLTDEIGVAALAVPEEFDGAGATWAETALALEELGATLSPAPVFSSAVLTVGTVLASGDSDTAARLLPALASGESIGALCWADPAGWDRPGVSANAGLLSGTADYVIDGETADVLLVVAGTDDGGPTTLHEVAADAPGVTITPLPLLDPTRALARVTFDEVAGTTIPTPPDLLDRIRTLAWTMLSAEQVGGAARALALTVEYTQARKQFGRALGSFQALKHRMADMYVSVEAMRSMSAAAIDAVVSGRDDAAELAAIAHVQCSEEYMRVTGEAIQLHGGIGITWEHDIGLYFKRAQADAQLFGRPSTALAAVSL